One Actinomadura viridis genomic region harbors:
- a CDS encoding serine hydrolase domain-containing protein has translation MLKKRFIGVIGAVVVAAPVLSSPVAAAPGYSREQLQRDVDAIRDTGTTGVLAEVNVKGRSMKARSGVADLRTREPVPWNGYYRVGSNTKTFVATVILQLVAEGKVGLADTVERWLPGLVQGNGNDGSKITVRDLLRQTSGLYDYSYYLPQDVDHTPETYRKVRFRSYTPEQLVKMAMRHEPLFAPGARWNYSNTNYVLAGMIIAKATGNPWEHEVHERIIAPLGLDHTSSPGTGAYVPRPHATFYERFTPGGPLVDVTVFSDGHADGGLISTTGDMNRFLRALLSGRLLRPAQMAQMKQTVEAKEWQVLYKEAGYGLGLAKRRTSCGTWAWFHGGSMFGVSSVNSVSADGRTSVEIMLPTQPGEMEGKIAQLAAADKLTDRALCAAR, from the coding sequence GTGCTCAAGAAACGCTTCATCGGTGTGATCGGCGCGGTCGTCGTCGCGGCGCCCGTCCTCTCGTCCCCGGTCGCCGCCGCGCCGGGCTACTCGCGCGAGCAGTTGCAACGCGACGTGGACGCGATCCGCGACACCGGGACGACCGGCGTGCTGGCGGAGGTGAACGTCAAGGGCAGGAGCATGAAGGCGCGCAGCGGTGTCGCCGACCTCCGTACCCGGGAGCCGGTTCCGTGGAACGGGTACTACCGGGTCGGCAGCAACACCAAGACGTTCGTGGCGACCGTGATCCTGCAGTTGGTCGCCGAGGGGAAGGTCGGCCTGGCCGACACGGTGGAGCGCTGGCTGCCCGGCCTCGTCCAGGGGAACGGGAACGACGGGTCGAAGATCACCGTTCGGGACCTCCTGCGGCAGACGAGCGGGCTCTACGACTACAGCTACTACCTGCCGCAGGACGTCGACCACACCCCCGAGACCTACCGCAAGGTGCGGTTCCGGTCGTACACGCCGGAGCAGCTCGTCAAGATGGCGATGCGGCACGAGCCGCTGTTCGCGCCCGGGGCACGGTGGAACTACTCCAACACCAACTACGTCCTCGCCGGGATGATCATCGCGAAGGCGACCGGGAACCCGTGGGAGCACGAGGTCCACGAACGGATCATCGCGCCGCTGGGCCTCGACCACACCTCCAGCCCGGGGACGGGGGCGTACGTGCCGCGCCCGCACGCCACGTTCTACGAACGGTTCACGCCGGGCGGGCCGCTGGTGGACGTGACGGTCTTCTCCGACGGGCACGCCGACGGCGGGCTGATCAGCACCACCGGTGACATGAACCGCTTCCTCCGGGCCCTCCTGTCCGGGCGGCTGCTGCGACCCGCCCAGATGGCGCAGATGAAGCAGACCGTCGAGGCCAAGGAGTGGCAGGTCCTCTACAAGGAGGCCGGGTACGGGCTGGGGCTGGCCAAGCGGCGGACCTCCTGCGGCACCTGGGCCTGGTTCCACGGGGGGAGCATGTTCGGCGTGTCCAGCGTCAACTCGGTCTCCGCCGACGGCCGGACCAGCGTGGAGATCATGCTGCCCACCCAGCCGGGCGAGATGGAAGGCAAGATCGCGCAGCTTGCCGCCGCCGACAAGCTCACCGACCGGGCGCTGTGCGCCGCCCGTTGA